One Chitinophagales bacterium genomic window carries:
- the uppS gene encoding isoprenyl transferase: protein MNDLKARIDLRKLPTHIAIIMDGNGRWAKRNNRPRVFGHRNGVKTVKRITEVCATLGIKYLTLYAFSTENWARPKSEVSALMDLLVRSIKSETKTLMKNNIRLRAIGNLKTLPPKTYHALQEAIELTRDNTKMTLILALSYSARWELTEACRAIAREAELGNISSEQINEQVISAHLATAPYPDPELLIRTSGEQRISNFLLWQLAYTELYFTETLWPDFMADDLYKAIITYQQRERRFGKISEQIKVG, encoded by the coding sequence GTGAATGACCTGAAGGCCCGTATTGATCTGAGGAAGCTGCCCACACATATTGCTATCATCATGGATGGGAACGGCCGGTGGGCTAAAAGAAACAACCGCCCCAGGGTATTTGGGCACAGAAATGGCGTGAAAACAGTCAAGCGGATAACTGAGGTGTGCGCAACACTAGGCATTAAATATCTTACCCTGTATGCTTTCTCAACTGAGAATTGGGCTCGCCCGAAAAGCGAGGTAAGTGCACTTATGGACTTGCTGGTGCGTTCTATCAAGTCTGAAACCAAAACCTTAATGAAAAACAACATCCGCTTGCGGGCCATAGGAAATCTGAAAACCTTACCACCCAAAACCTATCACGCTCTTCAGGAGGCTATTGAACTGACGCGTGATAACACCAAGATGACACTTATTCTGGCGCTCAGCTACAGTGCGCGCTGGGAACTTACAGAGGCCTGTCGTGCCATAGCCAGAGAGGCTGAGCTTGGCAATATCTCTTCTGAGCAGATAAATGAACAGGTCATTTCTGCTCATCTGGCAACAGCTCCCTACCCTGATCCGGAATTGCTCATCCGGACCAGCGGAGAGCAGCGCATAAGCAATTTTCTCCTCTGGCAGCTGGCATATACCGAATTGTATTTTACCGAAACACTTTGGCCTGACTTCATGGCTGACGACCTGTATAAAGCCATTATCACCTATCAGCAAAGGGAAAGACGCTTTGGAAAAATCAGTGAGCAAATCAAGGTGGGATGA